In Bradyrhizobium lablabi, one DNA window encodes the following:
- a CDS encoding efflux RND transporter permease subunit encodes MSFVAFMLKRPYTVISSLILIVLLGVGAVSRMPIDIFPEIDVPVVAVVWTYNGMGAQDIQNRILTLHERELASVVDDIERIEATSYYGVGVEKIFLHQGADVTRAIAQLSSSALVVLKYMPPNITPPLVLRYGATDVPIIQLSLSSPSLPDSTLNDLGQNIIRPDLAVVQGAEVPYPYGGKPRVIMADLDQNALNARGLTASDVAKALQHQNIILPSGDVKIGSKDYSLSMNNSPDVIATINQFPIKQIDGRTVFVQDVAHVHDGYQVQTNSVAVDGTPGALMSVRTTGGASTLTVIDGIRNNLPDIRRLLPEGVTIKPLFDQSVFVKAALNSVVMGGLMAAGLTALMILLFLGNWRLTLIILATIPMAIITAMLVMYLGGETLNTMTLGGFALAVGILVDNGTVVIENIERHVGQKEPLVHAIVNGAGEVSIPTVLSTMCICIVFVPIFLLQGVAKYLFSPLSLSVCVSLIASLLLSFTLVPLLFRILMRSTVEQHEKHDADPQASPARRAFNPFRAIHNGFETGFSRFREVYRNALAFSVTRSAVTVLFFGIVMVCSLALFPLLGQDFFPQVDAGQMRLHVRAPPATRIEETQRQFAEVEHAIRKIVGNDQIDTMLNNIGLPYSGINIALSDSATVGPMDGEILVSLKKKHTPTAAHVADLRRELPKQFPEMQFFFQAADIVDQVLNFGQPAPIDIRISGPDGDFSFSLATKIAADLKQVPGIVDSHVFQVPDAPALTVAVDRGIAQQFGLDQGQIASNVLVTTNSSAQTTPNFWISPKNSVSYPLVIQAPTYRLDSTDALNTLPVLARSGSERGQILMNVARLGREKVPLVTSQLNIRPVFDVNADAQGIDLATAAAAIDKVLAANTPPAAKATHVTLAGQVETMRNSFNGLFSGMAVAVVLVYLILVINFQSWVDPVIVLSAVPFAIGGVMWMLFLTSTHVSVPALMGTLMCIGLTTANSILVVSFANQRMTAGDTPLIAAIAAGYTRLRPVLMTAGAMILGMIPMGLGVGEGGEQNAPLARAVIGGLLFATFATLILVPTVYRLLRRPVRTEASSDRFATEQAPSIR; translated from the coding sequence ATGTCATTCGTCGCCTTTATGTTGAAGCGACCTTATACGGTTATTTCGAGTTTAATCCTGATCGTGCTGCTCGGCGTCGGCGCCGTGTCGCGTATGCCCATCGACATCTTTCCTGAAATCGACGTGCCGGTCGTGGCGGTGGTTTGGACCTACAACGGCATGGGGGCGCAGGATATCCAGAACCGGATTCTGACGCTTCACGAACGTGAACTTGCGTCAGTAGTTGATGACATCGAACGGATCGAGGCAACAAGCTACTACGGTGTCGGTGTTGAAAAAATCTTCCTGCATCAGGGCGCCGATGTCACGAGGGCTATTGCCCAACTCTCCAGCAGCGCACTCGTTGTTCTGAAATACATGCCGCCTAACATCACGCCGCCGCTCGTGCTGCGTTATGGAGCGACCGATGTACCGATCATCCAGCTCAGCCTTTCGAGCCCGTCGCTGCCCGACTCGACGCTTAACGACCTCGGGCAGAACATCATCCGTCCTGATCTTGCGGTCGTGCAGGGAGCCGAAGTTCCCTATCCTTACGGCGGCAAGCCCCGAGTCATCATGGCCGACCTCGATCAGAATGCGCTGAACGCGCGCGGCCTGACAGCGAGCGACGTCGCCAAAGCCCTCCAGCACCAAAACATCATTTTGCCCTCCGGCGACGTTAAAATTGGCAGCAAGGACTATTCGCTGTCGATGAACAACAGCCCCGATGTCATCGCCACGATCAATCAATTTCCGATCAAGCAGATCGATGGCCGCACGGTGTTCGTTCAGGATGTCGCGCATGTTCACGACGGCTATCAGGTACAGACCAATTCCGTTGCGGTCGACGGAACACCCGGCGCCCTGATGTCCGTTCGCACAACCGGGGGCGCCTCGACCCTGACCGTCATTGACGGCATCCGGAACAACCTTCCCGATATAAGGCGGCTGCTGCCTGAAGGCGTAACTATCAAGCCGCTTTTCGACCAGTCCGTTTTTGTCAAAGCGGCGCTGAACAGCGTCGTGATGGGAGGCCTGATGGCGGCTGGCCTCACCGCGCTGATGATCCTGCTCTTCCTCGGTAACTGGCGCCTGACGCTGATCATCCTCGCAACGATTCCAATGGCGATCATAACCGCCATGCTGGTGATGTATCTGGGAGGCGAGACGCTTAACACGATGACGCTTGGCGGTTTCGCCCTGGCCGTCGGCATTCTCGTAGATAACGGGACCGTTGTGATCGAGAACATCGAGCGACATGTCGGCCAGAAGGAGCCGCTGGTGCATGCGATCGTCAACGGCGCAGGTGAGGTCAGCATCCCGACGGTCCTGTCGACGATGTGTATTTGCATCGTCTTTGTCCCGATCTTTCTGCTGCAGGGAGTAGCCAAGTATCTGTTTTCCCCGCTGTCGTTGTCGGTATGCGTTTCACTGATCGCCAGCCTGCTGCTGTCGTTCACACTCGTCCCGCTGCTGTTTCGCATTTTGATGCGGTCCACGGTCGAACAACATGAAAAGCACGACGCCGACCCGCAGGCTTCGCCCGCCAGACGTGCTTTCAATCCTTTCAGAGCGATTCACAACGGCTTCGAAACCGGTTTCTCCCGTTTCCGGGAGGTTTATCGGAATGCACTCGCGTTCAGCGTCACGCGTTCGGCGGTCACCGTGCTGTTTTTTGGCATCGTGATGGTCTGTTCCCTGGCGCTGTTTCCTTTGCTCGGACAGGACTTCTTCCCGCAAGTCGATGCCGGGCAGATGCGGTTGCACGTGCGCGCGCCGCCGGCAACCCGGATCGAGGAAACACAACGCCAATTCGCCGAGGTCGAGCACGCAATCCGCAAGATCGTCGGCAACGATCAGATCGACACGATGCTCAATAATATCGGGCTGCCCTACAGCGGCATCAATATCGCATTAAGCGATTCGGCAACCGTCGGGCCCATGGACGGAGAGATCCTGGTGTCCTTGAAAAAGAAGCACACGCCGACCGCCGCGCATGTCGCCGACCTGCGGCGCGAACTGCCAAAGCAATTTCCCGAGATGCAATTCTTCTTCCAGGCAGCAGACATCGTCGACCAGGTATTGAACTTCGGTCAGCCTGCGCCCATCGATATCAGGATTTCCGGCCCCGACGGTGACTTCAGCTTCAGTCTGGCGACCAAGATCGCCGCGGATTTGAAACAGGTGCCGGGAATTGTGGACTCGCACGTGTTCCAGGTTCCCGACGCGCCCGCGCTCACCGTTGCGGTTGATCGCGGAATTGCACAGCAGTTCGGACTGGACCAGGGACAGATTGCCAGCAATGTCCTGGTGACAACCAACTCGAGTGCTCAGACCACGCCGAATTTCTGGATCAGTCCCAAGAACTCCGTTAGCTATCCGCTGGTCATTCAGGCGCCGACCTACCGCCTGGATTCGACTGACGCCCTCAACACTTTGCCTGTGCTGGCAAGGAGCGGCAGCGAGCGCGGCCAGATACTCATGAATGTTGCGAGGCTTGGGCGCGAGAAGGTCCCCCTGGTGACATCGCAGCTCAATATCCGCCCGGTCTTCGACGTCAACGCCGACGCTCAGGGAATCGATCTCGCAACGGCCGCCGCAGCCATCGACAAGGTTTTGGCGGCGAATACGCCACCTGCAGCAAAGGCGACCCATGTGACGCTTGCGGGCCAGGTGGAAACCATGCGCAACAGCTTCAACGGGTTGTTTTCCGGTATGGCAGTGGCCGTGGTCCTGGTCTACTTGATCCTCGTCATCAATTTTCAGAGCTGGGTCGATCCGGTGATCGTCCTGTCCGCGGTGCCCTTTGCTATCGGCGGCGTGATGTGGATGCTGTTCCTGACAAGCACCCATGTCAGCGTTCCTGCCCTGATGGGCACCCTGATGTGCATCGGCCTCACGACCGCCAACAGCATTCTCGTTGTCAGCTTCGCCAATCAACGTATGACGGCTGGCGACACCCCGCTTATTGCCGCGATTGCGGCTGGCTATACGCGATTGCGGCCGGTCCTGATGACGGCGGGCGCCATGATCCTGGGCATGATCCCGATGGGTCTTGGCGTCGGAGAGGGAGGCGAGCAGAATGCACCGCTCGCAAGGGCCGTCATCGGCGGTTTGCTATTTGCAACTTTCGCAACATTGATCCTGGTGCCGACCGTCTATCGGCTGCTGCGACGCCCTGTACGGACAGAAGCGTCAAGCGATCGGTTTGCAACCGAGCAAGCTCCATCCATTCGATAG
- a CDS encoding transcriptional initiation protein Tat, producing the protein MSVDTGRRNALLGFSSVALGVAALAAGPAHAEAGNSVVPQGAHALPELMERLRKAPRRRDFQTVPMILDHPDLWDDTALKEVIAYRDTPKQVWDNTDIGSPWMNLMRNSLNAQVFSFGHRNFLTVSATHGSAHLALFDQDMWDKYRLAEMAGGDIKTNTLIVRKAAPSELSDFENPKSVFGPAGNTIPVLQSRGVVFMACHNAIWEVTGKLLAKGVNPDRLSHEAVAAELTNHLIDGVVLTPGIVATIPELQQAGFRYVK; encoded by the coding sequence ATGTCTGTTGATACTGGACGACGGAACGCACTTCTCGGATTCAGCTCCGTAGCTCTCGGCGTAGCCGCTCTGGCTGCCGGCCCGGCTCACGCCGAAGCAGGCAACAGCGTGGTCCCGCAGGGCGCTCACGCGTTGCCTGAACTCATGGAGCGTCTCCGCAAGGCTCCGCGCAGGCGGGACTTCCAGACGGTGCCGATGATCCTCGATCACCCGGACCTGTGGGACGACACCGCGTTGAAAGAAGTGATTGCCTATCGCGATACGCCCAAACAGGTCTGGGATAACACGGACATTGGAAGCCCCTGGATGAATCTCATGCGCAATTCGCTCAATGCGCAGGTGTTCTCCTTCGGGCATCGCAACTTCCTGACTGTTTCGGCCACGCACGGCTCCGCGCACCTGGCGCTGTTCGACCAGGATATGTGGGACAAATACAGGCTCGCCGAGATGGCAGGTGGCGACATCAAGACGAACACGCTCATCGTCCGGAAGGCCGCGCCGTCGGAGCTTTCCGACTTCGAGAACCCCAAGAGCGTGTTCGGGCCTGCCGGCAACACAATCCCGGTGCTGCAGAGTCGTGGCGTCGTGTTCATGGCCTGCCACAACGCGATCTGGGAAGTGACGGGAAAGCTATTGGCAAAGGGCGTGAACCCCGATCGGCTCTCGCACGAGGCGGTCGCAGCCGAGCTCACCAATCATCTCATCGACGGCGTCGTGCTCACGCCCGGGATCGTCGCGACGATCCCCGAGCTGCAGCAGGCCGGCTTCCGCTACGTGAAATGA
- a CDS encoding LysR family transcriptional regulator — MTLEQLRVFVAVAERQHVTRAAVALNVAQSAVSAAIAALEARHDVELFCRVGRGVHLTEAGALFLVEARALLARAEAAGLVLSELGDLKRGTLAVQASHTIANYWLPRHLVAFRHKYPGIDIRLTIGNTAQVAAAVREGAADLGFIEGMIEDPMLTTEQVARDQTVIVVGTAHAWSTIDRLEPERLIETDWVLREPGSGTRSTFEAALQGFGVSPGALRLALELPSNEALRAAVEAGLGATVISASIAAPSLEAGLLHRVRFNLPERYFQVVRHVARCRSKAAEALLSMVTAPFARSRAP; from the coding sequence ATGACGCTGGAGCAGCTAAGGGTATTCGTCGCCGTTGCTGAACGTCAGCACGTCACGCGCGCCGCGGTAGCGCTCAATGTGGCCCAATCCGCCGTCAGCGCCGCGATCGCGGCGCTGGAAGCGCGACATGATGTGGAATTGTTCTGCCGTGTCGGCCGTGGCGTCCACCTGACCGAGGCCGGCGCGCTATTCCTCGTCGAAGCCCGCGCCCTCCTGGCCCGCGCCGAGGCGGCGGGACTGGTCCTATCGGAGCTGGGTGACTTGAAGCGCGGGACACTCGCGGTGCAGGCCAGCCACACGATTGCCAATTACTGGCTGCCGCGCCACCTGGTTGCGTTCCGCCACAAATATCCCGGCATCGACATCCGCCTGACGATCGGTAACACGGCGCAGGTCGCCGCCGCGGTGCGTGAGGGCGCTGCAGATCTCGGTTTCATCGAGGGGATGATCGAAGATCCGATGCTGACGACGGAGCAAGTCGCACGCGACCAGACGGTGATTGTCGTCGGCACTGCGCACGCTTGGTCAACGATCGACCGACTTGAGCCGGAAAGGCTGATCGAAACCGACTGGGTCCTGCGCGAGCCGGGATCCGGCACTCGATCGACATTCGAAGCAGCGCTGCAAGGCTTTGGCGTGTCTCCCGGCGCATTGCGGCTTGCGCTGGAACTGCCGTCTAACGAAGCGCTGCGCGCGGCTGTCGAGGCAGGGTTGGGCGCAACTGTGATCTCGGCGTCTATAGCGGCACCCAGCCTGGAAGCGGGACTGCTGCATCGGGTGCGTTTCAATCTGCCGGAACGCTATTTCCAAGTGGTGCGGCACGTGGCGCGCTGCCGCAGCAAGGCGGCGGAAGCGCTGCTGTCGATGGTCACCGCACCCTTTGCCCGATCACGAGCACCGTAG
- a CDS encoding DUF2849 domain-containing protein, which produces MGLEVRNNRRQPGRSSVVTANRLRDGQVVWLAPGGHWVEDIAAAEVFDNGIIDEVIVRARMFEEKRVVLDVYGVELDPAYPCTVPVTERERIRAAGPSVRPDLGQQARGATVHAS; this is translated from the coding sequence ATGGGTCTCGAAGTTAGAAACAATCGACGCCAACCTGGACGGTCCAGCGTCGTGACGGCGAACCGCCTCCGTGACGGCCAGGTCGTGTGGCTCGCGCCAGGAGGACACTGGGTGGAAGACATCGCCGCCGCTGAAGTATTCGACAACGGCATCATCGACGAGGTGATTGTCCGCGCTCGCATGTTCGAGGAGAAGCGGGTCGTGCTCGACGTCTATGGTGTCGAGCTTGACCCCGCATACCCCTGCACGGTCCCGGTCACCGAGCGCGAGCGGATTCGCGCGGCTGGTCCAAGCGTGCGACCAGACCTCGGCCAGCAGGCGAGGGGAGCAACCGTTCATGCAAGCTGA
- a CDS encoding ferredoxin--NADP reductase — MAAILSEEVINVRHWTDRLFSFVVTRHPSFRFEAGQFAMIGLELDGKPLMRAYSMTSAPFDDHLEFFSIKVPDGPLTSRLQHLDVDDTLLLGAKATGTLMADNLLPGRNLFLLGTGTGFAPFASIIRTPETYARFERVIVVHCCRQVAELGYSTCVVDEVRNGELTGEFAAKHLLYYPTATREPFRNQGRITTLLSDGALTCDLGLAQLDPACDRVMLCGSPAMLSDLEALLSDWGFTGSTSNTPGTYAVERAFVEH, encoded by the coding sequence TTGGCTGCCATTCTATCCGAAGAAGTTATCAACGTTCGGCACTGGACCGACCGCTTGTTTAGCTTCGTTGTCACTCGCCATCCGTCGTTCCGCTTTGAAGCCGGACAGTTCGCCATGATCGGGCTCGAACTCGACGGCAAACCATTGATGCGCGCCTACAGCATGACCAGTGCACCGTTTGACGATCATCTCGAGTTTTTCAGTATCAAGGTCCCGGACGGCCCTCTCACATCGCGTCTGCAGCATCTGGATGTCGACGACACGCTTCTCCTGGGAGCCAAGGCGACTGGCACCTTGATGGCAGATAATCTGTTGCCGGGTCGTAACCTTTTCCTGCTGGGCACCGGAACCGGCTTCGCTCCGTTCGCCAGCATCATACGGACGCCGGAAACCTACGCCCGATTCGAGCGCGTTATCGTCGTGCACTGTTGCCGGCAAGTCGCAGAACTCGGTTACAGTACCTGCGTTGTGGATGAGGTGCGGAATGGAGAGCTCACCGGGGAATTCGCAGCGAAACATCTGCTGTATTACCCGACTGCTACCCGGGAGCCTTTTCGCAACCAGGGACGGATTACCACCCTTCTGTCAGACGGTGCACTGACCTGCGATCTCGGGCTCGCGCAGCTCGACCCTGCATGCGACCGCGTCATGCTCTGTGGCAGCCCCGCGATGCTGAGCGACCTTGAGGCATTACTCAGCGATTGGGGATTTACCGGCAGCACGTCCAATACGCCTGGGACATACGCGGTCGAACGGGCGTTCGTAGAGCATTGA
- a CDS encoding DUF934 domain-containing protein, with translation MPLLECGRIVSDPWQEVADDAALPSGPSILSLSRLQQDQAVRTAPHLRLGVALPVDQPAEVLAPYLDRLSLVAVNFPTFRDGRGLTQARSLRERLAFRHEIRATGNILPDQYAFLLRCGITTVEMQDGADPAAWQKAADRFSFAYQPSALEEPVLSGLRRTMLVGVPRNTDPQFIGD, from the coding sequence TTGCCGCTGCTTGAATGTGGTCGGATCGTAAGTGATCCCTGGCAGGAAGTCGCGGACGACGCGGCGCTGCCTTCGGGCCCCAGCATTTTGAGCCTGTCTCGCTTGCAGCAAGACCAGGCCGTTCGAACGGCACCGCATCTGCGTCTCGGCGTCGCCCTGCCGGTCGACCAACCGGCAGAGGTTCTGGCGCCCTATCTCGACCGACTGTCTCTCGTTGCTGTCAATTTCCCGACGTTTCGGGACGGGCGCGGCCTTACTCAGGCCCGTAGCCTTCGCGAGCGGCTCGCGTTTCGTCACGAGATCAGAGCGACGGGCAACATCCTGCCGGACCAGTACGCGTTTCTCCTGCGCTGTGGGATCACTACTGTCGAGATGCAGGACGGCGCAGACCCTGCGGCATGGCAGAAAGCGGCTGACCGCTTCTCCTTCGCCTATCAGCCATCCGCACTCGAAGAGCCGGTCCTCTCAGGCCTTCGCCGAACGATGCTAGTCGGCGTGCCGCGGAATACCGACCCGCAGTTCATCGGGGACTGA
- the cysG gene encoding siroheme synthase CysG — protein MMRHYPIFMDLHERRALVVGSGEVAERKAEALRRCGALVDIHPAFDPRALDGCALAIGAEAPEADLRALSAEARARGIPVNIVDRTELCSFITPSVIDRDPVTVAVSSSGTAPVLARMLRSRIEAMIPPAYGRLAALADRFRAKLRRHIPDIAMRRRVLEDIFAGRVADLVFANRDSEAAALFADKLGNSGPASRSGMVYLVGAGPGAADLLTLRAQRLLGEADVIVHDRLVTDDVLDMARRDAARINVGKARANHCMKQADISSLLVRLCREGKRVVRLKGGDPLVFGRGGEEAEALEHAGVAFEIVPGITAALACAAQARIPLTHRCAARSVTLVTGHTCNGSLDIDFQAAVQFGGTLAIYMGIATLPLLRDGLAAAGQDPLTPAALVEWGGTRRQRTLFGTLDELVERAVVRSTGGPALVLVGPAVGAGGTLHEAGSGQRGVARSQCLLVCPSACT, from the coding sequence ATGATGCGCCACTACCCCATCTTTATGGACCTGCACGAACGACGTGCCCTCGTGGTCGGTAGCGGAGAAGTGGCCGAACGCAAGGCCGAGGCGCTGCGCCGTTGCGGCGCTCTGGTAGACATCCATCCAGCCTTCGACCCGCGCGCGCTCGATGGCTGCGCTCTCGCCATCGGCGCAGAAGCGCCCGAGGCCGATCTGCGTGCCTTGTCCGCAGAGGCGCGCGCCCGCGGGATTCCAGTCAACATCGTCGACCGCACCGAACTCTGCAGCTTTATCACTCCCTCAGTGATCGACCGCGATCCAGTGACAGTCGCTGTATCCTCCTCCGGGACAGCTCCGGTGCTCGCCCGCATGCTCCGCAGCCGCATCGAGGCCATGATACCGCCCGCCTATGGTCGGCTGGCGGCCCTTGCAGATCGTTTCAGGGCCAAGCTGCGCCGACACATTCCCGACATAGCGATGCGCCGGCGCGTGCTGGAAGATATCTTCGCGGGCCGCGTCGCCGACCTCGTCTTTGCCAATCGTGACAGCGAAGCGGCCGCCCTGTTCGCAGACAAGCTCGGCAACAGCGGTCCGGCCTCGCGGTCCGGGATGGTCTACCTGGTTGGCGCCGGGCCGGGAGCAGCCGACCTGCTGACCTTGCGCGCGCAGCGCCTGCTCGGCGAGGCTGACGTCATCGTTCACGACCGTCTCGTGACGGATGACGTGCTGGACATGGCGAGGCGCGACGCTGCCCGTATCAATGTCGGCAAGGCACGCGCAAATCACTGCATGAAGCAGGCCGACATCAGCTCGTTGTTGGTCCGACTCTGTCGGGAGGGCAAGCGGGTCGTGCGCCTCAAAGGCGGTGATCCCCTTGTCTTCGGACGCGGCGGAGAGGAAGCGGAGGCGCTGGAGCATGCGGGGGTCGCATTCGAGATCGTGCCCGGCATCACCGCGGCTCTCGCCTGCGCGGCCCAGGCCCGCATCCCGCTCACCCATCGCTGCGCCGCGCGCAGCGTCACCCTCGTCACAGGCCATACCTGCAATGGCAGCCTCGATATCGATTTCCAGGCCGCTGTTCAGTTTGGCGGCACGCTCGCAATCTATATGGGGATAGCCACGTTGCCGCTGCTGCGCGACGGGCTTGCAGCGGCGGGACAGGATCCGCTCACGCCGGCAGCCCTGGTCGAATGGGGCGGCACCCGGCGGCAGCGCACTTTGTTCGGAACGCTCGACGAGTTGGTGGAGCGCGCGGTTGTCCGGTCCACGGGCGGTCCTGCTCTCGTTCTGGTTGGCCCTGCCGTCGGGGCGGGCGGTACCCTTCACGAGGCCGGCTCTGGCCAACGCGGAGTTGCAAGAAGCCAATGTCTCTTAGTATGCCCTTCTGCTTGTACCTAG
- the fdxA gene encoding ferredoxin FdxA, whose product MTYVVTENCIRCKYMDCVEVCPVDCFYAGENMLVINPSECIDCGVCEPECPAKAIVPDSDDRASAWAETNATYAGQWPRITRKGEPPTDADEWKDKSDKGKLFSAQPAA is encoded by the coding sequence ATGACCTATGTGGTCACCGAGAACTGCATTCGCTGCAAATACATGGACTGCGTCGAGGTCTGCCCAGTTGACTGCTTCTACGCCGGTGAAAACATGCTCGTGATCAACCCCAGTGAGTGCATTGATTGCGGCGTGTGCGAACCGGAGTGCCCGGCCAAGGCGATCGTCCCCGATAGCGACGACCGCGCGTCGGCTTGGGCCGAAACCAATGCGACCTATGCCGGACAATGGCCGAGAATTACCCGCAAGGGCGAGCCGCCAACCGATGCGGACGAGTGGAAGGATAAGTCCGACAAGGGCAAGCTGTTTTCCGCTCAACCAGCCGCGTAG
- a CDS encoding nitrite/sulfite reductase, whose translation MQADAILPVGTYGYQQVDLDFLNDRAAQFRDQVERRLSGDLSEDEFKPLRLMNGLYLQLHAYMLRVAIPYGVLSAAQLRRLARIARIYDRGYGHFTTRQNIQFNWIKLEEAPDILAELAEVGMHAIQTSGNCIRNITSDEFAGAAADELLDPRVHAEILRQWSTLHPEFSFLPRKFKFAISGSPHDRVAARFHDIGLIAKPGADGAVGFEVFAGGGLGRTPAIGMKLRDWLPEHELLAYMEAILRVYNAYGRRDNLYKARIKILAQALGRDAFAEKVEAEFEAIPKERYRLGPEIVEAIRARFGKPHLDAPEEVPAELSKHRRRDPAFDLWVQTNSHPHRAAGYISVVISLKPNGGIPGDASAMQMDAIADLAERFSSGEIRVTHLQNLVLGHVRQDELYTLWQALGPLGLATPNRGLITDIVCCPGLDYCVLANARSIPIAQRISERFADVELQQQIGSLRINISGCINACGHHHNADIGILGVDKKGEEFFQLTFGGRGEEDAAIGQILGTALPESEAVNVISRVIDTYLARRVPNERFRDTYQRLGATFFKEAAFAAA comes from the coding sequence ATGCAAGCTGACGCAATCTTGCCGGTCGGTACCTATGGTTATCAGCAGGTCGACCTGGACTTCCTGAACGACCGTGCCGCGCAATTCCGCGACCAGGTCGAGCGACGCCTATCCGGTGATCTGTCGGAGGATGAATTCAAGCCGCTACGTCTGATGAACGGTCTCTACTTACAGCTCCACGCCTACATGCTGCGCGTGGCAATTCCCTATGGCGTGTTGAGCGCCGCTCAACTGCGCCGGCTTGCCAGGATTGCGCGCATCTACGATCGTGGCTATGGGCATTTCACGACCCGGCAGAACATCCAGTTCAACTGGATCAAGCTGGAAGAGGCTCCGGACATCCTCGCCGAACTGGCCGAGGTGGGGATGCACGCTATCCAGACCAGCGGCAACTGTATTCGGAACATCACGAGCGACGAATTCGCCGGTGCGGCTGCCGACGAACTGCTGGATCCGCGCGTCCATGCGGAAATCCTGCGGCAATGGTCGACACTCCACCCGGAGTTTTCGTTCCTGCCGCGCAAGTTCAAGTTCGCCATCAGCGGCAGCCCGCATGATCGTGTTGCGGCGCGATTCCACGACATTGGCCTTATCGCAAAGCCCGGTGCCGACGGCGCCGTGGGCTTCGAGGTATTCGCCGGAGGCGGGCTCGGGCGGACACCGGCGATCGGGATGAAATTGCGTGATTGGCTGCCGGAACACGAGCTGCTGGCTTACATGGAAGCGATCCTGCGCGTCTATAATGCGTATGGCAGACGAGACAATCTCTATAAGGCGCGGATCAAGATTCTTGCTCAGGCGCTTGGCCGAGACGCCTTCGCAGAGAAGGTCGAGGCTGAGTTCGAGGCCATTCCGAAAGAGCGTTACAGGCTAGGCCCGGAGATCGTCGAGGCGATCCGTGCGCGCTTTGGCAAGCCACATCTCGATGCGCCTGAGGAGGTTCCGGCAGAGCTGAGCAAGCACCGTCGGCGCGATCCCGCCTTCGACCTCTGGGTTCAGACGAACAGCCATCCCCATCGCGCGGCCGGCTACATTTCCGTCGTGATATCGCTCAAGCCCAACGGCGGCATCCCCGGCGACGCCAGCGCCATGCAGATGGACGCGATCGCCGACCTCGCCGAACGGTTCTCCAGCGGAGAAATCCGGGTCACGCATCTCCAGAACCTGGTCCTCGGCCATGTGCGTCAAGACGAGCTGTACACGCTATGGCAGGCACTGGGACCGCTTGGCTTGGCTACTCCGAACCGCGGTCTGATCACCGATATCGTCTGCTGCCCCGGGCTTGACTACTGCGTACTGGCGAATGCGCGTTCGATCCCAATCGCGCAGCGCATCAGCGAGCGCTTTGCCGATGTCGAGCTACAGCAGCAAATTGGTTCCCTTCGGATCAACATCTCCGGCTGCATCAACGCCTGCGGCCACCACCATAATGCTGACATCGGGATTCTCGGCGTAGACAAGAAGGGCGAGGAGTTCTTTCAGCTGACGTTCGGTGGTCGCGGAGAGGAGGACGCCGCGATCGGTCAAATTCTCGGCACCGCTCTGCCTGAAAGCGAAGCCGTTAACGTTATCTCGAGGGTGATCGACACGTATCTCGCGCGACGTGTCCCAAATGAACGCTTCCGCGACACCTATCAGCGGCTCGGCGCAACGTTCTTCAAGGAGGCTGCCTTTGCCGCTGCTTGA